The genomic stretch CCACGGCCTCTTCGACCTGGCTCAGCCGTTTTTCCATGTACGCGGCCAGCAGATCGGCCCGCTTTTCGCGGCCGGTCGCGGCCCCGAAATGACGGAGCAGGCCGATGTAGCCGCGCGGGGTTTGCAGGTCGTGATGCAGACGTTGCAGCCCGTCTCCCAGGATGGTCACTTCCCAGGCCCGGACCAGATCGGCCGTGCGCTCCACGCCCAGGGCGATGAGCATGGCCTCGACCATTTCCAGGGCGCGGGTGAAGGGATAGCCGCCCTCGAAGTCCTTTTCCTGGAAGGCCGTGCGCGGTGGGCAACTCTCGATGGGCAGGGTTTGGCCGCAGTTCGGGCAACGGTTGTCGACGGGCAGGCACCTAGCGGGAGTGCGCAGCTTGGCCCCCATGGGGCCATAAAAGTCACGTTCATACACCGTGCGTCCGCAGTTGGCGCAGACCGTGTCCAGCAGGCGCGTGCCCGGTGAGTTGAACAGATAGACATAAGGCAGCCGCGTGCGCAGCGCGGCGCAAAAGGCTTCGGCTTCGCGGATGGTCGGCTCCAGGCTGATGTCGGCGCCCTCCAGCGGGATGAAGCGCATGACCAGGAGCGGGAGGTCCGGCGACAGTTCGGCCACGCGGTCCGCCAGTTCCCGGATTTCATCCTGGTTGTCGCGGCGCAGGATGCAGGCCGCCTCCACGTGCACCCCGCCGGCGTGCAGGGCGCGCAGGTTGCGCCAGACAGGCTCCGCGTTCGGTGCGCCGCAGGCTCGGTAGGCGGCGTCGGTCAGGCCCTTGATGCCGATGGTGATGAAATCGAGCAGGGGCATGGTCTGGGCCAGTGCCTCGGCCGTGAAATAGCCGTTGCTGGCGCACCCGACCTTGAGCCCCTTGGATTTGGCCAGGGCGGCCAGCCGGAGAAAGGTCGGCAGGGAGGCCAGGGGGTCGTTCATCAGAAAGACGATGCCCAGGCAGTCCTGCTTTTCGGCCATGGCCACGACCTCGGCCGGGGCAAGATGGCGCAGGGCGCGGCTGCTTTGGGGCATTTCGCGGACAATGACGGTCGAGATGCAGCCCGGACAGTTGAAATTGCAACCCGTTGTGCTGACCTGGAGATACTTGCCGCCGGGGTGGTAGTGCAGGATGGGCATGGTCTCGATGGAAATGGGGTATGTGACCAGATACCGGTCCGGGAAACGTTCGACGATCTTTCCGTTTTGGTTTTCATAGAGCCCGCAGGCTCCGGTTTTTCCGGGTGCGAGAACGCACCCTCGTTCGCAAATCGTGCAGCGCATGGGTGACTTCCTATTTGTCCAGGGTGATCCAGAAACCCGTTTCTTCGTTCAGGTCGATGTCAAATCGCGTGATTTTGGCTTCGTGCAGGGCTGTTTCGAATTTGCGGACCGTATCGGCGCTCAGGTTGTTTTTGACCCAGGCCCGCCATTGGCCCGGTTCTGTTTCCCTGGCCTCCATTTTTTGGGAGATTTCGTCTTTCAGGGTCGCGTTGCCGAATCCCCCGCCAATGACGGCCCGACCGCCGGGGGCGAGGACGCGGTGGATCTCGCTGAAGGCCAGGGCTGGCTTTTCCCAGAAAAATACCGAGCCACGGCTCACGGCCAAGTTGGTCGAATTTTCCGGCAGCGGGATGCGGGCCACGTCGCCCCGCAGGGTCCCGACCCGGTCGTCCAGGCCGCGGTCGGCGATATTTTTCCGGGCCAGGGCCAGCATGTCCTCGGACTGATCGAACAGGGTCAGCTCCAGGCCGCTTTGCTCGGCCAGGGCCAGGCCGAGGTAGCCGCTGCCGCAGCCGATATCCAGGGCGTGGCCGTGGGTGACGCCGGTGCGTTGCAGGATTTGTTCGGCGATGACCGGATAGATGGGTGCGAAAATTTCCTTGGCGATGCGGTCGAATTCCTGGGCGTTGGCGGCCATGATCCCTCCTTTGGAGTATTCCGAATATGCGCGATGGCGCGGTGGGCGATTGTGGTGAATTTGGTGAGCCGCTGTGCACGGACACCGATCATGGAATGAAGGAAAAGCAGACAAAATGCAATTTAAAAATTACATTTAAAATTTATTAACGACATTTTTGGTGCAGCGCGCTAGTCACGACACGTTGCGCGGCAGCGGCTGTCAGGAGAGTGCGAGGATGCTTGCCTCGCTTCCTGGCTGGATATAGGCGTCGTGTATACCAGACAAAATTTGTAGCGAGGCATGGCGGCCAAAGACATGAACGAGGAGCGATGATGAAAACCGGAGAAATCAATCTGACCTGCAATTTGAAGGCGTTGCGTCAGGCCAGGGGCATGTCCCAATCCCAGTTGGCCGAGTTGATTGGCGTCAAGCGCCAGGCCATTTATGACATCGAGACCGGCAAATACACGCCGAACACGGCCCTGGCCCTGCGTTTGGCCAAATATCTGCAATGCACGGTGGAGGATTTGTTTGTCGAGGAAGTCGGCGGCGAGGAGGCCGTGACCCTGGTCGATGATGTCGTCATGGATTCGGTGCGTGTGGCCTTGGCCCGTATCCGGGGACGCCTCATGGCCTATCCGTTGACCGGCAAACGCCTGCTGCTGGAAGGCTTCGAACCAGCCGACGGCGTCATGAGCGTGCGCACGGGATCGGCCCGTCTGCTCAGTCCGGCCAGCAGCCTGGATCAAACCCTCATTCTGTTTGGCTGCGACCCGGCTTTTTCCATCCTGGGCACGCACACCATGCGCCAAGCCCCGCACGTGCGGGTGCACTGTCTGTTCGCATCCAGCCGCAACGCCCTGGTCAAGCTGGCCGCTGGTCAGGCGCATTTGGCCGGCACGCACATGCACAGCACGGCCGAGGGTGACGGCAACCTGCTCCTGGCTCGGGAATTGTTGCAGGGTCGTCCGGCCACGGTGCTGGCCTTTTCGCATATCGAGGAAGGGTTGATGGTCGCGCCCGGCAATCCTCTGGACGTTCGCTCGGTGGCCGATCTGGGGGCGGGACGGGCGCGACTCGTCAACCGCGAGCCCGGCGCGGCCCTGCGCAGTCTGCTGGACGCGCATCTGGACAGGCTCGGCATTCCCGGCGCCAGCGTCACGGGGTACGACCGGGAAACGGGCACGCATCACGACAGCGCCATCAATGTTCTTTTCGGTCGGGCCGATGTCGCCCTGGGCTTTCGGGCCATCGCCGAGTCGTACGGGCTGGATTTCGTGCCCGTGGAGACCGTGCGCTGCGATCTGGTCGTGCCCAAGGATCTGCAATCCATGGCCGAGGTCGGCTCTTTGCTGGACACCCTGCAGACGCGCAAAATGCGCGAGGATTTGCTTTCCCTTCCCGGCTACGATGCCAGGGACACGGGCAAGATTATCGCGGAATTGTGAGGAGAGGTGATGAAAACGGGCCATGCCTCCGCGCTAGATCACGTTCAGGGCGCGGGGCAAGGCGGACACGCGGCGTCTTTAGGGCGTGACTGGCCGGGACGGATCGGTCGCGTCCTGGGCGGCCAGGTAGAGCGGGTCGAGGATGGCGCGGGCGGATTCGGTCTGGCGGCGGGTCGCGTAGTCGATCACGTCCAGGACTTGGCCGTGGCCAAAGGCGACCAGGGTCTGGGCGAAGTGGTCGATGTCGTCCAGGTCATGGCTGACCAGGACCATGGGTGTGTCGAAGCGGTTCAGGATGGTCGAGAGCTCGGCCCGCATGCGTTGGCGCAAGGGCTGGTCCAGGGCGGTGAAGGGCTCGTCCAGGAGGAGCAGGTCCGGGTTCGGAGCCAGGGCCCGGGCCAGGGCCGTGCGTTGGCGTTGGCCTCCGGAAATCTGGTGCGGTTTGCGGGCGGCCAGATCCTTCAGGCCGCAGAGTTCGAGCAGTTCGTCGATGCGGGCGCGATGGGCTGGGCGCGGATACCCGAAAACGGGCTTGAGGCCAAAGGCCACGTTGTCCCGGACACTCAGGTGCGGA from Deltaproteobacteria bacterium encodes the following:
- a CDS encoding radical SAM protein → MRCTICERGCVLAPGKTGACGLYENQNGKIVERFPDRYLVTYPISIETMPILHYHPGGKYLQVSTTGCNFNCPGCISTVIVREMPQSSRALRHLAPAEVVAMAEKQDCLGIVFLMNDPLASLPTFLRLAALAKSKGLKVGCASNGYFTAEALAQTMPLLDFITIGIKGLTDAAYRACGAPNAEPVWRNLRALHAGGVHVEAACILRRDNQDEIRELADRVAELSPDLPLLVMRFIPLEGADISLEPTIREAEAFCAALRTRLPYVYLFNSPGTRLLDTVCANCGRTVYERDFYGPMGAKLRTPARCLPVDNRCPNCGQTLPIESCPPRTAFQEKDFEGGYPFTRALEMVEAMLIALGVERTADLVRAWEVTILGDGLQRLHHDLQTPRGYIGLLRHFGAATGREKRADLLAAYMEKRLSQVEEAVASAIHRPRVCYVMGKPLFCINGRRMENELVQTAGGHSVNREIPGEGRPGQTLSADQLQTLRPEVMFVSAFLSSPVEDLLTECLELDLDIPAVRNRRIHDFPAPGWDFGSPRWILGLMHIANSLHPECCSFDIPAEAETFHQCFYGTPFVAADVNRSFGKPTSNWRWKETATTSPLS
- a CDS encoding class I SAM-dependent methyltransferase encodes the protein MAANAQEFDRIAKEIFAPIYPVIAEQILQRTGVTHGHALDIGCGSGYLGLALAEQSGLELTLFDQSEDMLALARKNIADRGLDDRVGTLRGDVARIPLPENSTNLAVSRGSVFFWEKPALAFSEIHRVLAPGGRAVIGGGFGNATLKDEISQKMEARETEPGQWRAWVKNNLSADTVRKFETALHEAKITRFDIDLNEETGFWITLDK
- a CDS encoding helix-turn-helix domain-containing protein gives rise to the protein MKTGEINLTCNLKALRQARGMSQSQLAELIGVKRQAIYDIETGKYTPNTALALRLAKYLQCTVEDLFVEEVGGEEAVTLVDDVVMDSVRVALARIRGRLMAYPLTGKRLLLEGFEPADGVMSVRTGSARLLSPASSLDQTLILFGCDPAFSILGTHTMRQAPHVRVHCLFASSRNALVKLAAGQAHLAGTHMHSTAEGDGNLLLARELLQGRPATVLAFSHIEEGLMVAPGNPLDVRSVADLGAGRARLVNREPGAALRSLLDAHLDRLGIPGASVTGYDRETGTHHDSAINVLFGRADVALGFRAIAESYGLDFVPVETVRCDLVVPKDLQSMAEVGSLLDTLQTRKMREDLLSLPGYDARDTGKIIAEL
- a CDS encoding ATP-binding cassette domain-containing protein, which gives rise to MLFVPRATTSSNAATAKTPAPSATTIHCAITAQVRSRDTAFQLDAHFSAASRRVALFGPSGSGKSLTLMALAGLLTPQGGRIAVRGRTFFDAQDGIDVPARKRRVGFVFQDYALFPHLSVRDNVAFGLKPVFGYPRPAHRARIDELLELCGLKDLAARKPHQISGGQRQRTALARALAPNPDLLLLDEPFTALDQPLRQRMRAELSTILNRFDTPMVLVSHDLDDIDHFAQTLVAFGHGQVLDVIDYATRRQTESARAILDPLYLAAQDATDPSRPVTP